The nucleotide sequence GCCCAAGGCGCTGCGCCGGTCGATGGAACTGCTCCGCGCGGTGCACCTCGAAGACAAGCGCGACGCCTATTCGCGCACGCTATCGGGCGGCATGAAACGGCGCCTGCTGATCGCCAAGGCGATGGTCCACTCGCCGCCGATCCTGGTGCTCGACGAGCCGACGGCGGGCGTCGACGTCGAACTGCGCCGTCAGCTGTGGGAGCTGGTCACCGAACTCAACGCCGAGGGCGTGACCGTGGTCCTGACGACCCACTACCTCGAGGAGGCCGAGGAGCTCTGCGACCGCATCGCCATCATCAACCACGGCGAACTGATCGCCAACAAGCCGACCCGCGAAATGATCGGCATGATGGGGGAAAAGGTGGTCGAGGTGACGGTCGACAGGGACATCGGGGAGATCCCGAGCGACCCCGCGTTCCACAAGTGCGAAAAGACGGGCGAGCGGAGTATCGCGATAACTTTCGACAAGTCCCGGGTCAGCGCCGGCCAGGTGCTCGCCCGGCTGCAGGCCCAGGGTTTCACGATAGAGGACGTGACGACTCGCGAGGCGGACTTGGAAGACGTTTTCGTACAGCTCACCAGCGGCGTGCCCGAAGCGGCCTGAACGCTTGCCGAGCAAGGCGCGGCAAGCCATG is from Croceibacterium aestuarii and encodes:
- a CDS encoding ABC transporter ATP-binding protein, translated to MSDTAPAIAIRDLVKEYAASPGAPPKLALKGVTFDVPEGGIFGLLGPNGAGKSTLINIMAGLVTKTSGTVEIWGHDIDRDHRNAKLNIGIVPQEIVFDPFFTPFEVLENQGGMYGVPKALRRSMELLRAVHLEDKRDAYSRTLSGGMKRRLLIAKAMVHSPPILVLDEPTAGVDVELRRQLWELVTELNAEGVTVVLTTHYLEEAEELCDRIAIINHGELIANKPTREMIGMMGEKVVEVTVDRDIGEIPSDPAFHKCEKTGERSIAITFDKSRVSAGQVLARLQAQGFTIEDVTTREADLEDVFVQLTSGVPEAA